AATGTCATCCAGGCAGAGGTTGCCAAAGCATTGGTAGAACAACTTCCCCCCTCTCATTATACGACGATCATAGATATCGGCTGTGGTAGTGGAGAGGTCTATAAGAACCTGTTGAACCATGATCTTTCCTTTGATCAGCTTCTCGCGCTGGACTCTTCGCCAGAGATGCTGAAGATACACCCCTCATCAGAGAAGGTCAAGAAAATTTGTGCGGACTTCAACAAGCCTGGAACTTTTGAGAACCTTTCATGTTCACCAGGGAATCTTCTTCTCTCCTCTTCAGCTTTGCAATGGAGTAAAGATCTGGATTTCACGCTTTCTGAGATCTCAAAAAAGGCATCCCATGCCTATTTTGCCATTTTTACCTCCCATACGTTTAAAACGTTGCATGAAACAGCCCAGATCACTTCACCTATTTACCCTGAATCTGTGCTGAGAGAGACGATAGAGAAATACTATGACGCTGCATTTGAAGTAAAGAAGTATAAATTGCACTTTGAGAGTGTACGCGAAATGTTCAGTTATATTAAAAAAAGTGGTGTCAGCGGAGGAGAAAAGCAACTGACATACAAACAGACCAAAGAACTTATGAAACATTACCCTTTGGATTATCTGGAGTTTGAAGTTCTATTCGTGAAAGCTACTTCTCTATCACATTCTTCTGCATAAAAAATGATTTTTCTACCGCATACAGGCCATAACGAACCTCTTTGAAGAGTTCCGATAATGTATGGTCTACCAGTTTAAAGCTCTCTTCAAGGACACGTGCAGACTCCTGTGCTCTTGAAAAGTTTGCTATGATCAAGTCATTGATACTGCTACGGGACAATTCAGAAGTGATACTTTCTTTTTGTACATCGTTCTCTATATCTCTGTATTGTAGACGATTTTGGTCATAGGCAGGCTGGAGTTTATGTCGCAGTTGTTTCAGGGAAGAAGTTAAAGATTGATCATCATAGATATAACGGTTGATATCTTCTATCACCCGTATACCCTCTTTCAGTCGGTTAAGATTGGCATCGATAAGACGCGCAATCTTTTCCGAAGTCTCTTCTCTAGTCATCACTTCCGAAGATACCAAGAAGCTGGAGGAGTGCTGTAAACATATTGAGGAAGTCCAGGTAAAGAGATACCGCTGCATCTACCGGTGAGTCATAGGCCCCATTTGCGATGTTCTGTGTATCATAGATCGTAAAGATACTAAACAGAAGCAAAATACCTGCAGTAATGATGACATGCATCATAGGACTTTGAAGTATAAACATATTGACCAATGATGCAATGATCACTACGATCAGTGTGATAAAAAG
The sequence above is drawn from the Sulfurovum sp. TSL1 genome and encodes:
- a CDS encoding methyltransferase domain-containing protein; the encoded protein is MSTVIQEFSRFAHEYDTYNVIQAEVAKALVEQLPPSHYTTIIDIGCGSGEVYKNLLNHDLSFDQLLALDSSPEMLKIHPSSEKVKKICADFNKPGTFENLSCSPGNLLLSSSALQWSKDLDFTLSEISKKASHAYFAIFTSHTFKTLHETAQITSPIYPESVLRETIEKYYDAAFEVKKYKLHFESVREMFSYIKKSGVSGGEKQLTYKQTKELMKHYPLDYLEFEVLFVKATSLSHSSA
- a CDS encoding thiamine-phosphate pyrophosphorylase; amino-acid sequence: MTREETSEKIARLIDANLNRLKEGIRVIEDINRYIYDDQSLTSSLKQLRHKLQPAYDQNRLQYRDIENDVQKESITSELSRSSINDLIIANFSRAQESARVLEESFKLVDHTLSELFKEVRYGLYAVEKSFFMQKNVIEK